The following coding sequences are from one Brienomyrus brachyistius isolate T26 chromosome 2, BBRACH_0.4, whole genome shotgun sequence window:
- the c7a gene encoding complement component C7 translates to MKAWTMVFWVCQLGFLSLVLQACCERPVTCQWAPFGDWSECDGCTKTQVRTRPVQVYAQFGGMPCSGEPVQWQSCNGRGCPLEEGCGERFRCSSGQCISSTLVCNGDQDCEEDGSDEQNCEESTATRVCDMERVPPNAELTGRGFDILTGLLRGSVINTKSFGGQCRKVFSGDLRSFYRLPRSLISYTFQVRTDNDFSDEFYSSYWSYVKDINKRSELNQGHHYETFHDEELKTKAHRMMVIKNQVEVAQFQNSPPEYLTLSDEFWKALASLPTTYIYPAYRKLIDDYGTHFLSEGSLGGRYQALLYLDAETINKMSSSSTDFHECIMKTRRILFIKWSTTKCKSIVNAFKQVNGFDKADKFTLSPITGGSPAFIAGLSVLNLEDPEANWNMYTKWAGSVKDFPTVINQKLRPLHELVKEVPCAGIKKLHLKRALEEYQTQKDPCHCQPCHNNGQPLLRGTVCSCVCKPGTSGSACEHGTSVEDGPGVIHGDWTCWSAWSSCSQGRRSRSRTCSNPHPNMGGKACNGLPVEHTACEDEDFEHLRTMEPHCFDSSLSPTKSCKNPPHLRNGFVLAPHNIYPVGSKIVYACIEGYHLIGDAVAECGEDLMWIRSKQECQSTVCGPPQLLQNVIGSPWKLTYEIGEMITLSCSPGKQLEGNSEILCDSSLNWSPQETARCSTLPTEAARTVVQCEPWEKLAKDKCVCKMPYECKSSLEVCAWNQRGSADRLTICKMQALKCLGREYALAEDSACTWPTPKSVSCPGCQMWERCDERTNLCVCREPGSCAETGSLICARTGEGAPAMTMTECEAGLRSCRKETLIVVSLQKCDS, encoded by the exons ATGAAG GCCTGGACGATGGTATTCTGGGTGTGTCAGCTGGGGTTCCTGTCTCTGGTGTTGCAGGCGTG CTGTGAGCGACCTGTGACCTGCCAGTGGGCCCCCTTTGGAGACTGGTCCGAGTGTGATGGCTGCACGAAAACCCAG GTGCGGACACGGCCGGTCCAGGTATATGCCCAGTTTGGGGGCATGCCATGCTCAGGGGAGCCCGTACAGTGGCAAAGCTGCAATGGCAgaggctgccccctggaggagggCTGTGGAGAGCGTTTCCGCTGCAGCTCAG GGCAATGCATCAGCTCTACATTGGTCTGCAATGGAGACCAAGACTGTGAAGAGGACGGTTCTGATGAGCAGAACTGTGAGGAGTCCACTGCCACCAGGGTGTGTGACATGGAGCGGGTTCCCCCCAATGCCGAGCTCACTGGAAGAGG GTTCGATATCCTCACGGGTTTGCTAAGGGGCAGTGTGATCAACACGAAGAGCTTCGGTGGTCAGTGCAGGAAGGTATTCAGTGGCGATCTGAGGTCCTTCTATAGGCTGCCCAGAAGCCTTATCAGCTATACCTTTCAG GTCAGGACTGATAATGATTTTAGTGATGAATTTTACAGCAGCTACTGGTCCTATGTCAAAGACATCAATAAAAGATCAGAGTTAAACCAAGGACACCATTACGAGACATTCCATGATGAAGAGCTTAAAACAAAG GCCCACAGGATGATGGTGATCAAGAACCAGGTGGAAGTGGCTCAGTTCCAGAACTCTCCACCCGAGTACCTGACTCTGTCCGACGAATTCTGGAAAGCGTTAGCGTCCCTCCCCACCACGTATATTTACCCTGCTTACCGCAAGCTCATCGATGACTACGGAACCCACTTCCTTTCCGAGGGCTCACTTGGGGGCCGGTACCAGGCCTTGCTGTACCTCGACGCAGAAACCATAAACAAAATGA GTTCTAGCAGCACCGATTTCCATGAGTGCATAATGAAAACACGCAGGATTCTGTTCATCAAATGGAGCACGACCAAGTGCAAGTCTATCGTAAATGCATTCAAGCAAGTCAATG gattCGACAAAGCAGACAAGTTTACGCTAAGCCCCATAACGGGGGGAAGCCCTGCTTTCATTGCTGGGCTCAGTGTGCTTAATTTGGAGGATCCCGAGGCAAACTGGAACATGTACACCAAATGGGCAGGCTCCGTGAAGGACTTCCCCACGGTCATCAACCAGAAG CTGAGGCCTCTCCATGAGTTGGTGAAGGAGGTTCCATGTGCTGGCATAAAGAAGCTCCACCTGAAGAGGGCCCTGGAGGAGTATCAGACACAGAAGGACCCATGCCACTGTCAGCCCTGCCACAACAACGGGCAACCGCTGCTGAGAGGCACCGTCTGCAGCTGCGTCTGCAAGCCGGGCACGTCGGGCTCCGCCTGCGAGCACGGGACGTCTGTGGAGGATGGGCCAG GTGTGATCCATGGAGACTGGACCTGCTGGTCTGCCTGGAGTTCCTGCTCCCAAGGTCGGAGGTCGAGATCTCGGACATGCAGCAATCCACATCCAAATATGGGAGGTAAGGCCTGCAATGGCCTGCCAGTGGAGCACACGGCCTGCGAGGATGAGGACTTTGAACACCTGCG TACAATGGAACCTCATTGTTTTGATTCATCTCTTTCACCAACCAAGTCTTGTAAGAATCCACCTCATTTAAGAAATGGCTTTGTGCTG GCTCCACACAACATCTATCCAGTTGGAAGTAAGATTGTGTACGCCTGCATCGAGGGATACCACCTTATCGGGGATGCAGTGGCGGAATGCGGCGAGGACCTGATGTGGATCCGCTCAAAGCAGGAATGCCAGA GCACTGTATGTGGGCCACCACAGCTTCTGCAGAACGTGATAGGCAGCCCCTGGAAACTGACCTATGAGATCGGAGAGATGATAACGCTGTCCTGCTCACCGGGAAAACAGCTGGAGGGCAATTCGGAGATCCTGTGTGATTCCAGTCTGAACTGGTCACCACAAGAAACTGCACGGTGTAGCACAT TACCTACAGAAGCCGCACGGACAGTTGTGCAGTGTGAGCCTTGGGAGAAGCTGGCAAAGGACAAATGTGTCTGTAAAATGCCTTATGAGTGCAA GTCCTCTTTGGAAGTGTGCGCGTGGAACCAGCGGGGATCGGCGGACCGACTGACCATTTGCAAGATGCAGGCGCTGAAGTGTCTGGGCCGGGAGTATGCCCTGGCCGAGGACAGCGCCTGCACGTGGCCCACCCCCAAGTCCGTATCCTGTCCTGGCTGCCAAATGTGGGAGAGATGTGACG aGCGCACAAATCTGTGCGTGTGCCGGGAACCTGGGAGCTGCGCGGAGACGGGGTCCCTCATATGTGCCAGGACTGGGGAGGGAGCCCCCGCCATGACGATGACGGAATGCGAGGCGGGGCTGAGGAGCTGCAGGAAGGAGACGCTCATTGTAGTGAGCCTGCAGAAATGTGACTCTTGA